The Sulfurimonas sp. HSL3-2 genome segment TTCTCTTAGATTTTTAAACTCTTTCTTTATAAGAAACGTATAGAGTGTAAGTAGTACAAAAGTAACAAGAAATATTTTTAGCGTCGTTTCTGAATTTTTAGAAAGTACCAGATCATAGTCATTATTGTAAAATTCTAAGTAGATATAACCGATGACCTGCTTGGTGATATCATCTATAATCGGTCTAGAACAACTGTTCATAGTATCAACAGTTGAGAATATTTGTGCTTTTGATACCGATTTTACATCTTTTGGATATTTGAATATTGTACTTGTTTCTGCATCGGTTATCTCTATGGTTTTTAGGTCTTTGTTTTGTTTGATGATCAGATCCAGATATTCACTGTTGGCTTCAGATAGACCAAGTGACATGTTTAAACTGATAATAGGCGAAATGGTATCTATCAACAGTTTGTTTTTTGATTTTTTTGATTCTATAAACTGATCTATAATATTCTCTGAGAGTTGATACCGCTCGAGACCTACGATAAAGAGTGTAAAAAAGACGACGCCGATGATTATTTTGATTTCTATACTCAAACTACGCATTATTTATCCATTTCGATGTATATTTTTGAGATTCTAAGTAAAAGATTGTCCATTTCCATACCATTTTTCTGTAGAGCTTTTATGTTGATATAGGGGACGATCTTCCGGCCTAAAAAGAGAGATATCTCTACTCCCCTGCTAAGAAGAGCGTCATCATATGAGACAGTTAAAGATTTCTGTTTTTTTGCAAATAGAAGAGCATCTGCGATCTCTTTATCAGATGAATTAAACAAAAATATAAGTTGGCTGTCTTTACATGTAGCGATATTTGAATAGTTGTCATGTGTAAATTTTATTTTGTAGTTTTTTAAGCCGTGCGGATAGTTGTTGTTAATTTTGTCGATCAAAGATAAAGCACTTCGCTCATCGACAAGATTATGTAAAATGCATATATCTATTTCATCTTTGAGTTTTGTCTTTTGATTGTCCATCAAAACAAAGCGCGGTAAAATCTTTGAAAAGATCTCTAAAACATCATCATCATATACGGATGCATTGAGTGTAGTGAAGTTTGTCAGTAAGCTGATAAGAAACACGAATCTGGTTATTTGTGATGTCAAAGCAAACTCTTTTTAAAAATTAAAAATATTTATAATATAACACAGTATAATGTGCATACATTATCATAGTTTATATTAGTGGTATATTAATATTTATTAAATACTTAGATCGGGTGCGGAGTTTTGGTGGTTATGAAAAAGTTTGTTTGTTGTGTTGTATTGTCTGTTTTGGCCAGTGCTGATGAACCAAAGAATGTAAATGATTTTGAATCATTGCTTGATGAAGTCAGTAATATTGCTACTAAAAAATCTATTAATGTAGACTATATGCCTTCGGTGGTAACCGTCATCGACGCACAAACATATATGGATGCCGGTATACAAACCGTCTCTCAAGCCTTGGATATGCTGCCCGGTTTTCAAGAGCAGGTCAGCAGTATGGGGTATACGATCACTACTGTCCGGGGATTTAAAAATCCAAATGCTTACTTTGCCGACAAAATAAAGATCTTGGTCGACGGTGTCGCTATTAACAATGAAGTGACGGGGACTACCAGTTTTTATCTCGATTTTCCGCTGCAGCTTGTTGAAAAGATAGAGGTGCTTAGAGGTCCTGCATCGACGATGTACGGAGGCGGAGCGTTTTACGGAGCTGTCAATATTATTACAAAACTCGGTAACTCTAAAAAAGAGAATCAGATCTATCTTGAAGGCGGAAGCTATGGGTATATCACAGCCGGGACAAGCCTTTATACGACAGAAAACGGGTGGAGTATCTTTGCTGACGGGTATGCCGCATCGAATGACAAAAGACTTTATTTTCATGCACAGGATCCTGTCGATAACGGATATTCAGACGAAGCGATGAAAGATTATAGTGTAGGATTCAAAGCGACGAATGGAGGCTGGGAGCTTCTTGCAAGGCTCAAACATGAGACTTCCGGCAACTTTTATAGTTTTGAGGGGGCTTTAGACCCCATTCCGACAAAAGGACAAAACCACTCTAGCATCTATCTGTTCTCGCAGCTTTCTTACAAGACTTACTTTGATGATTATGAACTTGAGACAAAGATAAACTATTCTCACAGGACAGAAAGCGTGAATGCGAATATCGCAAGCATTGCCGAGATCGCCGGGAAATTTTCTGTAGTCGGCATCACAATGACAGATGGATTTTATACGAAGGAAAATCTGCAAGAGGATAATTACGGATTTGAATCTACACTGAATCTGCCGGAGATCGCTTCAAATGATATCTTAGTCGGTGTCGGACTGACTTACGATGTTGTTACAGAGGATAATTATTTTAGCAGTGTGGAAAATGCGATTGTACAAAGCGGTAATATGGCTGCATTAAAAGCCAACCCGGCATTTGATTATAACAATAACGATGAGCCTGCCTACTGGCTTGACCCGACTGCAACGACGGTAGTCCCTAAAGGTATCAGCAGGACAAATATTTACGGATATGCTCAAGATCTTGTCTCGATCACCGATAAGATAGACCTTATTCTTGGACTTCGTTTAGACCATTACTCAGATGTTGGATCTACACTCAGCAGAAGAGCAGGTTTTGTCTATAGAGCTAGCGATACGACAACAATTAAACTTCTCTACGGTTCTGCATACCGCGCACCTACCTTTACCGAAGCCGATGCACTGGGACATATCAACCTTCGTATGGGAGATCCGAATATCAAACCTGAAGAGAGTAATACTTATGAAGCGGTTCTTGTATACTCTCCGAATTTTTACAATAAATTTATTCTCAATTTTTATTATACGAAACTTTATAATGTCATAGACCTGGAAGAGCTCTATGATACACCTGTCGGATACCAAAATTATCCGGATAGAGAGAGCAAGGGTGTGGAGTTTGAGTATTTCTTTAAAACAGGTATGAAGCATAATTTCTATTTTAATGCATCTTATACAAATACCGACTATGCGACATCGCCTGACGGGTCTCAGGCAAATCCGGATCCGTC includes the following:
- a CDS encoding YfiR/HmsC family protein, producing the protein MTSQITRFVFLISLLTNFTTLNASVYDDDVLEIFSKILPRFVLMDNQKTKLKDEIDICILHNLVDERSALSLIDKINNNYPHGLKNYKIKFTHDNYSNIATCKDSQLIFLFNSSDKEIADALLFAKKQKSLTVSYDDALLSRGVEISLFLGRKIVPYINIKALQKNGMEMDNLLLRISKIYIEMDK
- a CDS encoding TonB-dependent receptor, whose translation is MKKFVCCVVLSVLASADEPKNVNDFESLLDEVSNIATKKSINVDYMPSVVTVIDAQTYMDAGIQTVSQALDMLPGFQEQVSSMGYTITTVRGFKNPNAYFADKIKILVDGVAINNEVTGTTSFYLDFPLQLVEKIEVLRGPASTMYGGGAFYGAVNIITKLGNSKKENQIYLEGGSYGYITAGTSLYTTENGWSIFADGYAASNDKRLYFHAQDPVDNGYSDEAMKDYSVGFKATNGGWELLARLKHETSGNFYSFEGALDPIPTKGQNHSSIYLFSQLSYKTYFDDYELETKINYSHRTESVNANIASIAEIAGKFSVVGITMTDGFYTKENLQEDNYGFESTLNLPEIASNDILVGVGLTYDVVTEDNYFSSVENAIVQSGNMAALKANPAFDYNNNDEPAYWLDPTATTVVPKGISRTNIYGYAQDLVSITDKIDLILGLRLDHYSDVGSTLSRRAGFVYRASDTTTIKLLYGSAYRAPTFTEADALGHINLRMGDPNIKPEESNTYEAVLVYSPNFYNKFILNFYYTKLYNVIDLEELYDTPVGYQNYPDRESKGVEFEYFFKTGMKHNFYFNASYTNTDYATSPDGSQANPDPSIVQRMPDISPFMAKALYIYKPTSKLSLGTAWRYFSATTQTRMPWVVSSVEAGDYKAAVHEVHIVDETLTYRFTPHSQIQATIKNLFNAQVLQPSYYYDSAHEGIQREGRNYLIKYIHKF